Proteins from a genomic interval of Neisseria arctica:
- a CDS encoding YdgA family protein, with the protein MKKLLIAISATIIILLAVLFLGLPYYLGTKAEENLNEQQKILAQSGFLTVESHNYERGWFNATETTVIRLKPSLLHNTQQYLPENLKTVLNEPITLVNHIQHGPFAGGLTPVRARVETEFKYNPETEKVLARFFGNQAPVSMSNTVYLSGSGNISFKVPAFDYEELSGIKLDWKGLSGNTAYTKGFDSYNNDYTAPFLHIKLADKGDVVLQNLNIHTETKDGGNRLALGNSSFKLDKFSIQWKEGIDYNVKLNELVNLVTNLQIGAFINPTGTIAPSKIEVDKLSFDTQTDEAGEWINSKGRFQFANLTYGDEKYGPLDIDVAAEHLDAKGLLAVKNKLAELAARELSEEQIRAELLQTVKTDAAGLFTQNPVLKINTFAFTMPQGKVDVKGELRFNGLLAADLNDFSAMMRKTQAQFDMNVPQKLLEQIAINQASNLFSVNPEDLAEGRASLDDINETLRLMVDSTVQSMQRENYLTLDNGIIRTRIDLTDNQLKLNGKIFESEPEPEFTEADMLPESNIPDQAASEPETIPDSASAP; encoded by the coding sequence ATGAAAAAGCTTCTGATTGCCATCTCGGCCACCATCATCATCCTTTTGGCAGTGCTGTTTTTAGGTCTGCCTTACTATTTAGGTACAAAAGCCGAAGAAAATCTCAACGAACAACAAAAAATACTCGCCCAATCAGGCTTTCTAACCGTCGAATCCCATAATTATGAACGGGGCTGGTTCAACGCTACCGAAACTACAGTTATCCGGCTGAAACCTTCTTTGCTCCACAATACCCAGCAATATTTACCCGAGAATTTAAAAACCGTACTGAACGAGCCCATTACGCTCGTCAACCATATCCAACATGGCCCCTTTGCCGGCGGCCTGACTCCCGTTCGGGCACGCGTGGAAACCGAGTTCAAATACAACCCGGAAACAGAAAAAGTATTGGCGCGCTTTTTCGGCAATCAGGCGCCAGTAAGTATGAGCAATACTGTTTACTTAAGCGGTTCGGGCAATATCAGTTTCAAAGTCCCCGCTTTCGACTATGAAGAGCTTTCCGGTATCAAACTGGATTGGAAAGGTTTAAGCGGCAATACTGCCTACACCAAAGGCTTCGACAGCTATAATAATGATTACACCGCTCCCTTCCTTCATATCAAATTAGCCGACAAAGGCGATGTAGTACTGCAAAATCTGAATATCCATACCGAAACCAAAGACGGTGGCAACCGTCTGGCATTGGGCAACAGCAGTTTCAAACTGGATAAATTCTCCATCCAATGGAAAGAAGGCATCGACTATAACGTCAAATTAAACGAATTGGTCAACTTGGTAACCAACCTGCAAATCGGCGCCTTTATCAATCCCACCGGCACAATCGCACCTTCAAAAATAGAAGTCGACAAACTAAGCTTCGACACGCAAACCGATGAAGCGGGAGAATGGATCAACAGTAAAGGCCGCTTCCAATTTGCCAACCTCACCTACGGCGACGAAAAATACGGTCCTCTTGATATTGATGTTGCGGCAGAACACCTCGATGCCAAAGGCTTGCTGGCCGTTAAAAACAAACTTGCCGAATTAGCTGCACGCGAATTAAGCGAAGAGCAGATCCGTGCGGAACTGCTGCAAACCGTCAAAACCGATGCAGCCGGTCTGTTTACTCAAAATCCGGTATTAAAAATCAATACATTCGCCTTTACCATGCCGCAAGGAAAAGTAGACGTGAAAGGCGAGCTTCGCTTTAACGGCCTGCTGGCAGCTGATTTAAATGACTTTTCCGCTATGATGAGAAAAACACAGGCACAATTTGATATGAACGTGCCCCAAAAACTGTTGGAACAAATCGCCATCAACCAAGCAAGCAACCTCTTTAGCGTGAACCCCGAAGATTTGGCAGAAGGCCGCGCCAGCTTGGACGATATCAATGAAACTCTCCGCCTGATGGTAGACAGCACCGTACAATCGATGCAGCGTGAAAATTATCTCACCCTCGATAACGGCATCATCCGTACCCGCATAGATTTGACTGACAACCAACTCAAGCTCAACGGTAAAATATTTGAAAGCGAGCCGGAACCTGAGTTTACCGAAGCCGATATGTTGCCTGAATCAAACATACCGGATCAGGCGGCTTCGGAGCCTGAAACCATTCCCGACAGCGCAAGCGCACCTTAA
- a CDS encoding multidrug effflux MFS transporter, whose translation MTNTVSTPTLTDKQMALLLALLVAIMPFSVDAYLPAIPTMAAQLGADIHRIEQSLSSFMFGVAAGQLIGGSLSDLKGRRIVALSGLAIYLAGAVGLVFIQTAGELFFLRMVQAFGAGMAVVVVGAIVRDYYEGRQAAQMFALIGIIMMVAPLAAPMLGALLKSLGGWRAIFIFLSVYACAVWGLLFRFLAKPAQTEPIDRSVFQTVIRRYLHVLRTRSALGFLFFQAFSFSSMFVFLTESSFVYMKLYGISAHQYAWFFGMNIITMAAFNRITAWRLKTGSHAQNILKWGIAIQFLANLLMLSAVLLTKQPHMAFLVGCVMLSVGTQGLINANTQACFMSYFKEEGGSANAVLGVCQSLIAAAVGMLTTWMHNGTPLTMAGMMLLSTICGMVLLWLFSGKVLFGNRPLFKPAR comes from the coding sequence ATGACAAATACGGTTTCCACCCCTACCCTTACCGACAAACAAATGGCTCTGCTGCTTGCCCTTCTGGTCGCCATTATGCCTTTCTCGGTAGATGCCTATCTTCCTGCTATTCCCACCATGGCAGCACAACTGGGCGCAGATATCCACCGTATCGAACAAAGCCTCAGCTCTTTTATGTTTGGTGTGGCGGCAGGACAGCTTATCGGCGGCTCTTTGTCCGACTTAAAAGGCCGCCGTATTGTAGCCTTATCGGGCTTAGCAATATATTTGGCAGGCGCTGTCGGCTTGGTTTTCATACAAACCGCAGGAGAGCTCTTTTTTCTACGTATGGTTCAAGCCTTCGGTGCCGGCATGGCGGTTGTGGTAGTAGGCGCAATCGTACGGGATTACTACGAAGGGCGCCAAGCAGCACAGATGTTTGCACTTATAGGCATTATCATGATGGTCGCCCCGCTGGCAGCCCCTATGCTCGGAGCACTATTGAAAAGCTTGGGCGGCTGGCGGGCTATTTTTATTTTTCTCTCCGTGTACGCTTGTGCGGTATGGGGATTGCTGTTTCGTTTTTTAGCCAAGCCGGCACAAACCGAACCTATTGACCGCTCGGTCTTCCAAACCGTGATCAGGCGGTATCTGCATGTCTTACGTACACGTTCTGCTTTGGGTTTTCTATTTTTCCAAGCATTCAGTTTTTCCTCGATGTTTGTCTTTCTCACCGAATCTTCATTCGTTTATATGAAGCTTTACGGCATTTCCGCCCACCAATATGCTTGGTTTTTTGGTATGAACATCATTACCATGGCCGCATTTAACCGCATTACGGCTTGGCGTTTGAAAACAGGCAGTCATGCTCAAAATATTTTGAAATGGGGTATCGCCATTCAATTTTTGGCCAATCTGCTGATGCTTTCCGCCGTTTTATTGACAAAACAACCGCATATGGCATTTTTGGTAGGTTGTGTTATGTTATCTGTCGGTACGCAAGGCTTGATTAATGCCAATACCCAGGCCTGCTTTATGAGCTATTTCAAAGAAGAAGGCGGCAGTGCCAATGCCGTATTGGGCGTCTGCCAATCGTTGATTGCGGCAGCCGTCGGTATGCTGACTACCTGGATGCACAATGGTACGCCGCTGACCATGGCCGGTATGATGCTGCTCTCTACCATATGCGGTATGGTTTTGCTGTGGCTGTTTTCCGGCAAAGTTTTATTTGGCAACCGCCCGCTTTTTAAGCCCGCAAGATAG
- the pheA gene encoding prephenate dehydratase: MSADDKLLPHRKAIDEIDATILRLLNDRAGHARAIGELKGTGVVYRPEREAEVLRRIQNLNRGPLPDEAVARLFREIMSECLAVERPLTIAYLGPAGTFTQQAAIKHFGHAAHTQSCATIDEAFRMAESRRADYVVAPVENSTEGSVGRTLDLLSVSPLKACGEVVLRIHHHLLRKNNGSLSGITHVYAHAQALAQCHEWLSRNLPDAVRISVSSNAEAARMASESDDPGVAAIAGQTAAELYQLTKAASSIEDEPNNTTRFLVLGHQDTIPSGRDKTSLVISTPNRAGAMNALLKPFTEQGISMTKFESRPSRSGLWDYLFFIDIEGHRNDEKVTTALSGLEERASFVKIIGSYPLAVL, from the coding sequence ATGTCTGCCGACGACAAACTGCTTCCGCACCGAAAAGCCATTGACGAAATAGACGCCACTATTTTACGTTTGCTCAACGATCGTGCAGGTCATGCCCGTGCTATCGGCGAACTCAAAGGTACGGGCGTGGTATACCGTCCCGAACGCGAAGCGGAAGTATTGCGCCGCATTCAAAATCTCAACCGCGGCCCTCTTCCCGATGAAGCCGTGGCACGTTTGTTCCGCGAAATCATGAGCGAGTGTTTGGCGGTAGAGCGTCCGCTTACCATTGCTTATCTCGGTCCTGCCGGCACATTTACCCAACAAGCAGCCATCAAACATTTCGGCCATGCTGCCCATACCCAATCATGCGCCACAATAGACGAGGCATTCCGCATGGCCGAATCCCGTCGGGCTGATTATGTGGTCGCTCCGGTAGAAAACTCTACCGAAGGTTCCGTCGGCCGTACTTTGGATTTATTATCCGTATCGCCGCTAAAAGCCTGTGGTGAAGTTGTTTTACGCATACATCATCATTTACTACGTAAAAACAACGGCAGCCTAAGCGGTATTACCCATGTCTATGCGCACGCGCAAGCTCTTGCGCAATGCCATGAATGGCTCAGCCGCAATCTGCCTGACGCCGTCCGTATTTCCGTATCCAGCAACGCCGAAGCCGCCCGCATGGCTTCCGAAAGCGATGATCCCGGCGTAGCCGCTATTGCCGGCCAAACTGCTGCCGAGTTGTACCAATTGACCAAAGCCGCCAGCAGCATCGAGGACGAACCGAACAACACCACCCGTTTTCTCGTTCTCGGCCATCAAGATACCATTCCCAGCGGCCGTGATAAAACATCGCTGGTCATCTCCACCCCCAACCGCGCTGGTGCCATGAACGCCCTGCTCAAACCCTTTACCGAACAAGGTATTTCCATGACCAAATTCGAAAGTCGCCCCAGCCGCTCAGGACTATGGGATTACCTGTTTTTCATCGATATTGAGGGGCATCGCAATGATGAAAAAGTTACCACCGCCCTGAGCGGTTTGGAAGAGCGTGCATCGTTTGTCAAAATTATCGGTTCCTACCCGCTGGCGGTTTTATAA
- a CDS encoding TIGR00730 family Rossman fold protein translates to MQSIVVYCGSNYGSIPDYYRTAQAMGTAIAQRGSTLVYGGGKAGLMGTVADAVLAAGGEAVGVIPTFLREKEVAHLGLSRLIETPDMTSRKNKMIELGSAFIALPGGLGTYEELFEVLSQAQLGLHHKPVGVLNTNGFFNPLLAMLEQTAQAGFMPETNLNLLCCADTPDELLKKMAAYRFVETKKWSRPAWLDQEAV, encoded by the coding sequence ATGCAATCCATAGTTGTTTACTGCGGTTCGAACTACGGCAGTATCCCCGATTACTACCGTACCGCACAAGCCATGGGAACCGCCATCGCCCAACGCGGCAGCACTTTGGTTTACGGCGGTGGTAAAGCCGGCCTGATGGGCACCGTAGCCGATGCCGTATTGGCAGCAGGAGGCGAAGCCGTGGGCGTAATTCCTACTTTCTTGCGCGAAAAAGAAGTTGCACATCTCGGCCTGAGCCGTTTGATCGAAACACCCGACATGACAAGTCGGAAAAACAAAATGATTGAGCTCGGCAGTGCCTTTATCGCTCTACCGGGCGGATTAGGCACTTATGAAGAACTGTTTGAAGTTTTATCCCAAGCACAACTCGGCCTACACCACAAACCGGTAGGCGTGCTCAATACCAACGGCTTTTTCAATCCTCTACTGGCCATGCTGGAACAAACCGCACAAGCCGGATTCATGCCTGAAACCAACCTCAACTTACTGTGCTGCGCAGATACTCCGGACGAGCTGCTGAAAAAAATGGCCGCATACCGTTTTGTAGAAACCAAAAAATGGAGCCGCCCCGCCTGGCTCGACCAAGAGGCCGTCTGA
- a CDS encoding ubiquinone biosynthesis accessory factor UbiJ encodes MLALSALNHLIRQNPETRATLGGYNGITVCIQAAGLSIKGRINAEGYLENTEHAADTVLIFHNSALQKALQGQVPGVGDIALEGDTAMGMALLPLFGSLRYYANDDLARLFGDALAGSIATRAAQVGHTLKQIGQNLMAQMGDYAREPDSAVITREEFDAWTAEVDRLRDDIARLNARLDKLSRSKQP; translated from the coding sequence ATGCTTGCCCTATCCGCACTTAACCATCTGATCCGACAAAATCCGGAAACACGCGCCACACTTGGCGGCTACAACGGTATCACCGTCTGCATTCAAGCCGCCGGTTTGTCGATAAAAGGCCGTATTAATGCCGAAGGCTATTTGGAAAACACCGAGCACGCCGCAGATACCGTGCTGATTTTCCACAACAGCGCGCTGCAAAAAGCCCTTCAAGGACAAGTGCCCGGCGTGGGCGACATCGCTTTAGAAGGAGATACGGCCATGGGTATGGCTCTGCTGCCTCTTTTCGGCAGCTTGCGCTACTACGCCAACGACGACCTCGCCCGCCTGTTCGGCGACGCGTTGGCGGGCAGCATTGCCACACGCGCCGCACAAGTCGGCCATACACTCAAACAAATCGGGCAAAACCTGATGGCACAAATGGGCGATTATGCCCGCGAACCCGATTCAGCCGTCATCACCCGCGAAGAATTTGATGCTTGGACAGCCGAAGTGGACCGCCTGCGCGACGATATCGCACGCCTCAACGCCCGCCTAGACAAACTAAGCCGATCCAAACAACCGTAA
- the cydX gene encoding cytochrome bd-I oxidase subunit CydX translates to MWYFAWILGLGFAVLLAVMIAMWGEFERDRVESLSKADQDNL, encoded by the coding sequence ATGTGGTATTTCGCATGGATTTTGGGATTGGGCTTTGCCGTTTTGCTGGCGGTTATGATTGCTATGTGGGGCGAGTTTGAGCGGGATAGGGTTGAGAGCTTGAGCAAGGCAGATCAGGATAATTTGTAA
- the cydB gene encoding cytochrome d ubiquinol oxidase subunit II: MDIVNFFDYATLKFIWWLFIGFLLIGFAVMDGHDMGIGALLPFVAKTDEERRIVINSIGVHWEGNQTWLITGAGAIFAAWPMVYATAFSGFYWAMLAVLWAMFFRPVGFKYRSMIQNDTWRRTWDWCLFVGSFFPALLFGVALGNVVQGVPFHFDDTMRSFYTGSFWALLNPFALLCGVVSVAMLVFHGGVYLMHRTEGTVYARTRKTLLGSALLTLVLFGALGFWVANGIDGYVVAAGLQPDGLANPLNKEVVRQAGAWMQNYQRWPLTIAIPVLAYIGIVAALLLARSGKTLAAFTCSAIGISAIVATFGVSLFPFVLPSSSDLRSGLTVWDATSSHLTLVIMFFVTVILLPLVMAYTSWAFRIMRGKVTAEYVRENNHSAY; encoded by the coding sequence ATGGATATCGTAAATTTTTTCGACTATGCCACATTGAAATTTATTTGGTGGCTGTTTATCGGCTTTTTGCTTATCGGCTTTGCGGTTATGGACGGCCATGATATGGGAATTGGCGCTTTGCTGCCTTTTGTGGCCAAAACTGATGAAGAAAGGCGTATCGTCATCAACAGTATCGGTGTGCATTGGGAAGGTAACCAAACTTGGTTGATTACGGGTGCTGGCGCTATTTTCGCTGCTTGGCCGATGGTTTACGCTACTGCGTTTTCCGGTTTTTATTGGGCGATGTTGGCGGTGCTTTGGGCAATGTTTTTCCGCCCGGTCGGCTTTAAATACCGCAGTATGATTCAAAACGATACTTGGCGGCGGACATGGGATTGGTGTTTGTTTGTCGGTTCGTTCTTCCCGGCTTTGTTGTTCGGTGTGGCTTTAGGCAATGTGGTTCAGGGCGTGCCTTTCCATTTCGATGATACTATGCGCTCTTTTTATACCGGCTCTTTTTGGGCGTTGCTCAATCCGTTTGCTTTATTATGCGGTGTGGTTTCCGTAGCCATGTTGGTTTTTCACGGCGGCGTATATCTGATGCACCGAACGGAGGGCACGGTTTATGCGCGTACCCGTAAAACCCTGTTGGGCAGCGCGCTGCTTACTTTGGTTTTGTTCGGAGCGTTGGGTTTTTGGGTGGCAAACGGTATAGACGGTTATGTTGTGGCTGCCGGATTGCAACCTGACGGCTTGGCTAATCCGTTAAATAAAGAAGTTGTGCGCCAAGCCGGTGCATGGATGCAGAATTACCAACGTTGGCCGCTCACCATAGCGATTCCGGTTTTGGCTTATATCGGTATCGTCGCGGCTTTATTATTGGCACGCTCGGGTAAAACGTTGGCTGCATTCACATGTTCGGCAATCGGGATTTCCGCGATTGTCGCTACTTTCGGCGTATCGTTGTTCCCCTTTGTATTGCCCAGCAGCAGTGATTTGCGTTCCGGCCTGACCGTTTGGGACGCTACGTCCAGCCATTTGACCTTGGTGATTATGTTTTTTGTTACCGTCATACTTTTGCCGTTGGTAATGGCCTATACTTCTTGGGCATTCCGCATTATGCGAGGCAAGGTGACCGCTGAATACGTGCGTGAAAACAATCATAGCGCTTATTGA
- a CDS encoding cytochrome ubiquinol oxidase subunit I, whose translation MDLVELSRLQFAVTALYHFLFVPLTLGLSWILVIMESVYVMTGKQIYRDMTKFWGKLFGINFALGVTTGITMEFQFGTNWSYYSHYVGDIFGAPLAIEGLMAFFLEATLVGLFFFGWERMSRRQHLLVTIFMALGTNLSALWILVANGWMQNPVGAVFNFETMRMEMTSFAEVFFNPEAQNKFVHTVSAGYVAGSMFVLSVSSWYLLRKQDVEFAKRSFRIAAAFGMASVLSVIVLGDESGYSIGKAQKTKMAAIEAMWETEPPPASFSLFAIPNEREMKNDYALHIPYVMGIIGTRSLNTPIPGIKDIIAENALRIESGRHAVTALERLRKDHTDTEAQEVFRRHQEDLGFGLLLKQYTDNVAQAGSEIVAQAARDSVPKVWPMFWAFRIMVACGFAMLLVFGLSFWSSVKGTFGQKPWLLKMVFWSLPLPWLAIESGWFVAEYGRQPWTIYGVLPTHLSASSLSVGSLMGSLGGFVAFYTVLLIVEVYLMQKYIRIGPGSLGTGRYDNEQAH comes from the coding sequence ATGGACTTGGTGGAATTATCACGGCTTCAGTTTGCCGTTACGGCCTTGTACCACTTTTTGTTTGTACCGCTGACTCTGGGTTTGTCGTGGATACTTGTGATTATGGAATCCGTGTATGTGATGACGGGTAAACAGATCTACCGTGATATGACCAAATTTTGGGGCAAACTTTTCGGTATTAACTTTGCTTTGGGGGTTACCACCGGTATCACCATGGAGTTTCAATTCGGCACCAACTGGTCGTATTACTCGCATTATGTGGGGGATATTTTCGGTGCGCCGTTGGCTATCGAAGGTTTGATGGCCTTTTTCTTGGAAGCCACACTGGTGGGATTGTTTTTCTTCGGATGGGAAAGAATGTCGCGCCGACAGCATCTGCTGGTTACCATATTTATGGCTTTGGGTACCAATCTTTCCGCCTTGTGGATTTTGGTTGCCAACGGCTGGATGCAGAATCCTGTCGGAGCAGTGTTTAATTTTGAAACCATGCGCATGGAAATGACCAGCTTTGCCGAAGTGTTTTTTAATCCCGAAGCGCAAAACAAATTCGTACACACCGTGTCGGCGGGCTATGTGGCTGGGTCGATGTTTGTGTTGTCGGTATCGTCGTGGTATCTGCTGCGCAAACAGGACGTGGAGTTTGCCAAGAGAAGCTTCCGTATTGCTGCGGCGTTCGGTATGGCTTCGGTTTTATCCGTGATTGTATTGGGTGACGAATCGGGTTACAGCATCGGTAAGGCGCAGAAAACCAAAATGGCGGCTATCGAGGCGATGTGGGAAACCGAGCCGCCGCCGGCATCTTTCAGCCTTTTTGCTATTCCCAATGAGCGTGAGATGAAAAATGATTACGCCCTCCATATTCCTTATGTGATGGGTATTATCGGCACGCGTTCCCTGAATACCCCGATTCCCGGTATCAAAGATATCATTGCTGAAAATGCCTTGCGTATAGAATCCGGCCGCCATGCGGTTACCGCATTGGAACGTTTGCGTAAAGACCATACCGATACCGAGGCGCAGGAGGTTTTCCGTCGGCATCAGGAAGATTTGGGCTTCGGATTGTTGTTGAAACAATATACCGATAACGTTGCCCAGGCAGGCTCGGAGATAGTGGCACAGGCAGCACGCGATTCCGTACCCAAAGTATGGCCGATGTTTTGGGCATTCCGGATTATGGTGGCTTGCGGCTTTGCGATGTTGTTGGTATTCGGTTTGAGTTTTTGGAGCTCGGTAAAAGGTACTTTCGGTCAAAAACCGTGGCTTTTGAAAATGGTGTTTTGGTCGCTGCCGCTGCCGTGGCTGGCAATAGAATCGGGTTGGTTTGTAGCGGAATACGGCCGCCAGCCGTGGACGATTTACGGTGTGTTGCCTACCCACCTTTCTGCTTCTTCATTGTCGGTAGGCTCTTTGATGGGCTCGCTGGGCGGTTTTGTGGCTTTTTATACCGTATTGCTGATTGTCGAAGTGTATTTGATGCAGAAATATATCCGCATTGGCCCGGGGTCGTTGGGAACAGGGCGTTATGACAATGAACAAGCACACTGA
- a CDS encoding amino acid ABC transporter ATP-binding/permease protein gives MADKRDLRLRDLLGGRKSMWAFSWALGALTLLAAVALLAISGWFISAAAVAGITALASAYTFDYFRPAAVIRTLAIARTAGRYGERLASHQAVLSLLHDLRCRFFARLGVVPNTKMNMASDGVMHRLTEDIDLLDQLPLRFFMPWLWALLLQAVFAVWLRLAVPDLPAYVLLPLPLAGIVLPVFAACRGISLAKADAEASEIRRRRLLQPLSVMTALLLWRRWHDCEKVFLEADRQYGYLQLRQQHLASLYAWMQQTALAALLGLVLWQAQPLLSDGTLGVPLLLAVVLAVFGLNEVLSPLVSQFMALGFSMAARDRLNELGRVTDSSSRSVSAITVWPKDIWELRAENVSARQNGALNGPDNVSFVLPKGGVLWVSGRSGEGKSTLLDVLAGELLPMQGRLKLNGQDFASFQADDAIGYLAQQVDIFDLTLAENLRLGNEHADDEALWQVLEKVQLAEWVRTQPQGLATRLGEYGTEVSGGQARRIALARILLKPRALLILDEPFAGLDTETREKLAVVLLQEQSEGVLVVASHQNVLANARVQRLVLKSD, from the coding sequence GTGGCAGATAAGCGGGACTTGCGTTTGCGGGATTTGCTCGGCGGCAGAAAAAGCATGTGGGCGTTTTCTTGGGCATTAGGCGCGCTTACTTTATTGGCTGCGGTAGCATTGCTGGCAATATCGGGCTGGTTTATCAGTGCGGCGGCAGTGGCAGGTATTACGGCTTTGGCAAGTGCTTATACATTCGATTATTTTCGTCCTGCCGCCGTTATCCGTACGTTGGCGATTGCCCGTACGGCAGGGCGTTACGGTGAACGTTTGGCCTCTCATCAGGCAGTGCTGTCGTTGCTGCACGATTTGCGCTGCCGTTTCTTTGCCCGATTGGGGGTGGTACCGAACACCAAGATGAATATGGCTTCAGACGGCGTGATGCACCGGCTCACCGAGGATATCGATTTGCTCGATCAGCTGCCTTTGCGTTTTTTTATGCCGTGGTTATGGGCATTGCTGCTTCAGGCTGTCTTTGCCGTTTGGCTGCGGCTTGCCGTTCCTGATCTGCCCGCTTACGTACTGCTGCCTTTGCCGCTGGCAGGGATAGTTTTGCCTGTATTCGCCGCCTGCCGCGGAATCTCATTGGCGAAAGCAGATGCCGAAGCTTCGGAAATACGCCGCCGCCGATTATTACAACCTTTGAGTGTGATGACGGCGTTATTGCTATGGCGGCGTTGGCATGACTGTGAAAAAGTATTTTTGGAGGCTGATCGGCAATACGGGTATTTGCAGCTGAGGCAGCAGCATTTGGCCAGCCTGTATGCTTGGATGCAGCAGACGGCCTTAGCGGCTTTGCTGGGCTTAGTTTTGTGGCAGGCGCAACCTTTGTTGTCAGACGGTACATTGGGCGTACCACTTTTGTTGGCGGTGGTGTTGGCTGTATTCGGTTTGAATGAAGTGTTGTCGCCGCTGGTGTCGCAATTTATGGCACTCGGATTCAGTATGGCCGCCCGCGACCGTTTGAACGAATTGGGGCGGGTTACAGATTCTTCCAGTCGTTCTGTGTCGGCTATAACCGTTTGGCCGAAAGATATATGGGAGTTGCGAGCGGAAAACGTGAGTGCACGCCAGAACGGTGCCTTGAACGGCCCGGATAATGTGTCGTTTGTTTTGCCCAAAGGCGGGGTGCTGTGGGTATCGGGGCGTTCAGGTGAGGGCAAATCGACTTTATTAGATGTTTTGGCGGGCGAGTTGCTGCCTATGCAAGGCCGTCTGAAATTAAACGGGCAGGATTTTGCATCGTTTCAAGCAGATGATGCGATAGGCTATTTGGCGCAGCAAGTGGATATTTTTGACCTGACTTTGGCAGAAAATCTGCGCTTGGGCAACGAACATGCCGATGATGAGGCCTTGTGGCAGGTGCTAGAAAAAGTACAGTTGGCAGAATGGGTAAGGACTCAGCCCCAAGGTTTGGCTACCCGTTTGGGCGAGTACGGTACGGAGGTGTCGGGCGGGCAGGCGCGGCGGATTGCATTGGCTCGGATTTTGTTAAAACCGCGTGCCTTATTAATTTTAGACGAACCTTTTGCCGGATTAGATACGGAAACGCGTGAGAAGCTGGCAGTCGTTTTATTACAAGAACAATCCGAAGGTGTGCTGGTGGTGGCCAGTCATCAGAACGTATTAGCGAACGCACGGGTACAAAGATTGGTATTGAAGTCGGATTAA